Proteins found in one Acidiferrobacterales bacterium genomic segment:
- the ccmD gene encoding heme exporter protein CcmD produces the protein MSFAEFVAMGGHGKFVWSAYGITFAVLAINLLFTMRRLRKSQRNIDNQRSSDRPDNADH, from the coding sequence ATGAGTTTTGCCGAATTCGTTGCGATGGGCGGACATGGCAAGTTCGTGTGGAGTGCATACGGCATTACCTTCGCAGTGCTCGCGATCAATCTCCTGTTCACAATGAGACGCTTGCGAAAGTCACAAAGGAACATTGACAATCAGCGATCTTCCGACCGGCCTGACAATGCCGACCATTGA